In the Alkaliphilus flagellatus genome, one interval contains:
- a CDS encoding MarR family winged helix-turn-helix transcriptional regulator, which translates to MEFNLDDSLGFILNRLNAKLKNELFQRLKEYDVTPEQWSILNCLWVEEGVTPKELADIIFKDKPNTNRILEKLQMKELIVRNPHPVDKRAFQIFLTERGWALKDKLIPIVTQLLEEATIGIEKSKLLDMKKLLNQIYYNLK; encoded by the coding sequence ATGGAATTTAATTTAGATGATTCATTGGGTTTTATTCTAAATAGGTTAAATGCAAAACTTAAAAATGAATTGTTTCAACGGTTAAAGGAATATGACGTTACACCAGAGCAATGGTCTATACTTAACTGTTTATGGGTAGAAGAAGGTGTTACTCCTAAAGAGTTGGCAGATATCATCTTTAAAGATAAGCCAAACACTAATCGTATTCTTGAAAAATTGCAAATGAAAGAATTGATTGTTAGAAATCCTCATCCAGTAGATAAAAGAGCCTTTCAAATCTTTTTGACTGAACGTGGCTGGGCATTAAAGGATAAATTAATTCCTATAGTTACGCAATTGTTGGAGGAAGCAACGATAGGAATAGAAAAAAGTAAACTCCTAGATATGAAAAAGCTATTAAATCAAATATATTATAATCTTAAGTAA
- a CDS encoding DUF169 domain-containing protein — protein sequence MESSLVKSLGLNYEPVAVLLSNEKPEGALQGKEGQRSCTIPLFIAAAKGKTSVFERKTVVCPGGKAGLGFGQFPNYPGGIEYFLTVGKEGKFGGEGYMRNPELGDDFVKCLPITDIPYQYVIFKPLSQIDIAKENPEIIIFYVNPNQLSALTVLANYYRPGYENVMIPFSSGCQSLFLLPYAESKKENSRAVVGLIDITVRPMIEADMISFSVPYKMFLDMEESVEGSFLEKHLWHRVMARMKKVNKI from the coding sequence GTGGAAAGTTCTTTAGTTAAAAGTTTAGGTTTGAATTATGAACCAGTAGCTGTTTTGCTTAGCAATGAAAAGCCAGAAGGAGCACTTCAGGGGAAAGAAGGGCAGAGAAGTTGCACAATTCCATTATTTATTGCAGCTGCAAAAGGAAAAACATCAGTTTTTGAGCGTAAAACTGTAGTATGTCCTGGTGGTAAAGCAGGATTAGGGTTTGGACAATTTCCTAATTACCCAGGTGGAATTGAATACTTTTTGACAGTTGGTAAAGAAGGTAAATTTGGGGGGGAAGGATATATGAGAAATCCAGAACTAGGAGATGACTTTGTTAAGTGTCTACCAATAACTGATATTCCATATCAGTATGTCATCTTTAAACCGTTATCACAAATTGATATTGCTAAAGAAAATCCTGAAATAATTATATTTTACGTTAATCCTAATCAGTTATCAGCTCTTACGGTACTTGCAAATTATTATAGACCTGGATATGAAAATGTGATGATACCATTTTCATCAGGATGTCAGTCTCTTTTTCTTCTTCCTTATGCTGAATCTAAGAAGGAAAACTCGAGAGCAGTAGTGGGATTGATTGATATTACAGTACGTCCTATGATCGAAGCTGATATGATATCATTTTCTGTTCCTTACAAGATGTTTCTGGACATGGAGGAAAGTGTAGAGGGAAGTTTCTTGGAGAAACACTTATGGCACAGAGTAATGGCGAGAATGAAAAAGGTAAACAAAATATAA